A stretch of Arachis hypogaea cultivar Tifrunner chromosome 15, arahy.Tifrunner.gnm2.J5K5, whole genome shotgun sequence DNA encodes these proteins:
- the LOC112748954 gene encoding phosphoribosylglycinamide formyltransferase, chloroplastic isoform X1: MEAQKILSRLCPKTPSLLLPSHKKLHTLPYVGPKNLGILRLGCSYTEGKKKRVFCVRRTVEEEEAKEVKVGATALVRRKKLAVFVSGGGSNFKSIHEASLKGSLHGDVLVLVTNKPDCGGAEYARNNGIPVVVFPKVKDGSDGLSPSELVDTLRSFQVDYILLAGFLKLIPVELIRAYEKSILNIHPSLLPAFGGKGYYGMKVHKAVIASGARYSGPTIHFVDEHYDTGRILAQCAIPVLANDTADELASRVLKEEHRLYVEVVEALCEERIVWREDGVPLIRSKDNPNEFC; this comes from the exons ATGGAAGCTCAAAAAATCCTCTCTAGGCTTTGCCCCAAAACCCCGTCACTCCTGCTACCCTCTCATAAAAAGCTTCATACTTTACCTTATGTTGGGCCCAAGAACCTTGGGATTCTGAGATTGGGATGCAGTTACACTGAGGGAAAGAAGAAAAGGGTCTTTTGTGTGAGGAGGacggtagaagaagaagaagcaaaggaGGTGAAAGTTGGGGCCACTGCGCTGGTGAGGAGGAAGAAGCTGGCAGTTTTCGTGTCCGGTGGAGGGTCCAACTTCAAGTCCATTCATGAGGCTTCGTTGAAGGGTTCACTCCATGGTGATGTTCTTGTTTTGGTCACAAATAAACCTG ATTGTGGAGGTGCTGAGTATGCAAGAAATAATGGTATCCCAGTTGTTGTGTTCCCTAAAGTAAAGGATGGATCCGATGGGCTATCTCCAAGTGAGCTTGTTGACACACTAAG GAGTTTCCAAGTTGATTATATTCTTTTAGCTGGATTCCTCAAACTTATACCAGTTGAATTGATTCGGGCTTATGAAAAGTCCATATTAAATATTCATCCATCACTTCTTCCAGCTTTTGGAGGCAAAGGATACTATGGTATGAAGGTGCACAAAGCAGTAATTGCTTCAGGCGCAAG ATATTCAGGTCCTACAATTCATTTTGTTGACGAACATTATGACACGGGGCGTATCCTTGCTCAATGTGCCATCCCTGTACTGGCTAATGACACTGCAGACGAGTTGGCTTCCAGGGTTCTCAAGGAG GAACACAGGTTATACGTGGAGGTGGTCGAAGCTTTGTGTGAAGAGCGTATAGTTTGGAGGGAAGACGGTGTCCCTCTCATCCGGAGCAAAGATAACCCCAACGAGTTCTGCTAA
- the LOC112748954 gene encoding phosphoribosylglycinamide formyltransferase, chloroplastic isoform X3 yields MEAQKILSRLCPKTPSLLLPSHKKLHTLPYVGPKNLGILRLGCSYTEGKKKRVFCVRRTVEEEEAKEVKVGATALVRRKKLAVFVSGGGSNFKSIHEASLKGSLHGDVLVLVTNKPDCGGAEYARNNGIPVVVFPKVKDGSDGLSPSELVDTLSFWRQRILWYEGAQSSNCFRRKVLQFILLTNIMTRGVSLLNVPSLYWLMTLQTSWLPGFSRRLYVEVVEALCEERIVWREDGVPLIRSKDNPNEFC; encoded by the exons ATGGAAGCTCAAAAAATCCTCTCTAGGCTTTGCCCCAAAACCCCGTCACTCCTGCTACCCTCTCATAAAAAGCTTCATACTTTACCTTATGTTGGGCCCAAGAACCTTGGGATTCTGAGATTGGGATGCAGTTACACTGAGGGAAAGAAGAAAAGGGTCTTTTGTGTGAGGAGGacggtagaagaagaagaagcaaaggaGGTGAAAGTTGGGGCCACTGCGCTGGTGAGGAGGAAGAAGCTGGCAGTTTTCGTGTCCGGTGGAGGGTCCAACTTCAAGTCCATTCATGAGGCTTCGTTGAAGGGTTCACTCCATGGTGATGTTCTTGTTTTGGTCACAAATAAACCTG ATTGTGGAGGTGCTGAGTATGCAAGAAATAATGGTATCCCAGTTGTTGTGTTCCCTAAAGTAAAGGATGGATCCGATGGGCTATCTCCAAGTGAGCTTGTTGACACACTAAG CTTTTGGAGGCAAAGGATACTATGGTATGAAGGTGCACAAAGCAGTAATTGCTTCAGGCGCAAG GTCCTACAATTCATTTTGTTGACGAACATTATGACACGGGGCGTATCCTTGCTCAATGTGCCATCCCTGTACTGGCTAATGACACTGCAGACGAGTTGGCTTCCAGGGTTCTCAAGGAG GTTATACGTGGAGGTGGTCGAAGCTTTGTGTGAAGAGCGTATAGTTTGGAGGGAAGACGGTGTCCCTCTCATCCGGAGCAAAGATAACCCCAACGAGTTCTGCTAA
- the LOC112748954 gene encoding phosphoribosylglycinamide formyltransferase, chloroplastic isoform X2, whose amino-acid sequence MEAQKILSRLCPKTPSLLLPSHKKLHTLPYVGPKNLGILRLGCSYTEGKKKRVFCVRRTVEEEEAKEVKVGATALVRRKKLAVFVSGGGSNFKSIHEASLKGSLHGDVLVLVTNKPDCGGAEYARNNGIPVVVFPKVKDGSDGLSPSELVDTLRSFQVDYILLAGFLKLIPVELIRAYEKSILNIHPSLLPAFGGKGYYGMKVHKAVIASGARYSGPTIHFVDEHYDTGRILAQCAIPVLANDTADELASRVLKEVIRGGGRSFV is encoded by the exons ATGGAAGCTCAAAAAATCCTCTCTAGGCTTTGCCCCAAAACCCCGTCACTCCTGCTACCCTCTCATAAAAAGCTTCATACTTTACCTTATGTTGGGCCCAAGAACCTTGGGATTCTGAGATTGGGATGCAGTTACACTGAGGGAAAGAAGAAAAGGGTCTTTTGTGTGAGGAGGacggtagaagaagaagaagcaaaggaGGTGAAAGTTGGGGCCACTGCGCTGGTGAGGAGGAAGAAGCTGGCAGTTTTCGTGTCCGGTGGAGGGTCCAACTTCAAGTCCATTCATGAGGCTTCGTTGAAGGGTTCACTCCATGGTGATGTTCTTGTTTTGGTCACAAATAAACCTG ATTGTGGAGGTGCTGAGTATGCAAGAAATAATGGTATCCCAGTTGTTGTGTTCCCTAAAGTAAAGGATGGATCCGATGGGCTATCTCCAAGTGAGCTTGTTGACACACTAAG GAGTTTCCAAGTTGATTATATTCTTTTAGCTGGATTCCTCAAACTTATACCAGTTGAATTGATTCGGGCTTATGAAAAGTCCATATTAAATATTCATCCATCACTTCTTCCAGCTTTTGGAGGCAAAGGATACTATGGTATGAAGGTGCACAAAGCAGTAATTGCTTCAGGCGCAAG ATATTCAGGTCCTACAATTCATTTTGTTGACGAACATTATGACACGGGGCGTATCCTTGCTCAATGTGCCATCCCTGTACTGGCTAATGACACTGCAGACGAGTTGGCTTCCAGGGTTCTCAAGGAG GTTATACGTGGAGGTGGTCGAAGCTTTGTGTGA